A window of Gallaecimonas kandeliae genomic DNA:
CTGGGGAAAGGGCTCCAGTATAAGAGCTTGTGGCGGCAGGGGGAAAGGTTGGGGAGGGGTGGGCCCCCTCCCCGGGCCTTCAAGCGACGACTTCGCACTGGTAGTGGAGAGCCTTGGGCAGTTCCTTGCCTCTGTGCTGGATCTCGATGCTGAATTCGGCCTTGCTTAGTTCGCTTTCGCTGAGATCAGAGAGGTCGAAGAAGGCCTCGACACCGATGTGGGTCTGGCAGTTCTTGCAGTACTTGACGTTCCAGCGGCTGAGCACCGACTGGTGCCCCAGGTAATGACGCTCGCCGTCTATGGTGGCATAGGCGCTGATCACGAAGGAGCCGTTGAAGAGGCTGCGGTCTATGCCGGAAACCCTCAGCTTGCGGCTGGGCGCTACCGCTTCGGTGGCAAAGAGGCGCTGGCCGCCGGCCAGGGAACCGGGGCTATAGGTAACCCCCAGTTGGGTCTCGATATTGATGCAATCCCTGGAGGTGAAGTTGACCCCTGGCGCCTTGAGGAAGGGATAGAGGGGGGTGTCCATGGTCAGTTCCTCACCCATTTCCTGGCCCACGGCCGGGCCCTGGCCACCGGCCGACAGGGTATTGGCGCTGGTGCCGGCAAAGCCCGCGATGATGTCGAACTGGTCCTTAAAGCCGTTCTGTACCTGCCAGAGCCAGAACATGCGGTCCACGTTGCAGTGGTGGAAGAAGAAGATGGGATCCAGGCCGGCGGTATTGTTCTCCCCCATATCGCCGTTGGCACCCGGGATCTGGCCGGACTCCCCTTGATTGGGCACGTCGAAGCCCCCCACCGCCAGGTGAACGTCGTTGTGGGGTTGCTCCAGAGGCACCACCAGGCCGGCGTTGGCCTTGTTCCAGGCCGCCCCCGATGTGGTGTTGGAGAAGGCGGTGTAGTTGGGCGCCTTCAGGCAGGTTTCGAACTGCCAGTAGACGCCGCCCTTTTGCGGATTGGGATCCGTATTGGTGACATCATCCCCCTTGAGCCAGGCCATGACATTCTGGTTGAGCAGCTCGGTGTTTTTCACCGGGTCGGGGAAATCCGAGTTATGGGCCCGGGTTGCTTCCCTGGCCTCGGGAGTCCCCACCAGGCCAGAGAGGGGATAACGCACCGTCTCGTAACCGGCCGGCTTGGTATAGAGATTATCGTCCCCCTGGACGGCGTCGTTGACCGCCTTCTGCAGCACATAGGAACGCAACGGGTTATCGACCTTCTGGCCGTCCAGCTCGAATTGCTGGTCGGTGAGAACGGCGGGGATACCCAGCTTGAGGGTCTGTTCGCTGGTCTCGTCCCAGTAAGGCAGGGTCACACCAGGCACTATGGACTGCAAGGCCTTTTCGATACGCCAGATATAGACGCGGTGCCAGGTGGGAAAGAGCACGTTGCCGTGATTACAGTAACCGCCCCAGTAGGACGGGTCAGTGGCCCCTTGACCTGCGAAGGGCTCACCGTGATAGCCCCCTATGACAAAGAAGGAGTTGAGGTCATCGGGCGGCAAGGCCTTGATCCCCATCCAGGCCCTGATCAGGTTCTCCAGGGGCTTTTTGTTGCCGGCATCATATTGCTGTTGCAGTTCACGTACCGAGTAGCGGGTGCTGAGCTGTGACATAACCAGATCCTTGTTGTTGAGTAACAGGTTGCCAGGCGCCAGATAAGCTTTACCGACGTACTGGCCAAAGCAGGCCAATGAAGAGCTACGATGTTGGAGCGGAGACTAGCCCATTGGGAGGTGGAGTTTGGATTGGGAGGGCCAGGAACAACTGCGGCACCAAGGCTGTCGAGATGAACACATCGAGTAATGTCTTGCATCCCTGTTCCTTCATGGACCACCTCCTGTGATCAGGGTTGTTGCCCTTTAGCCCATGTCAGGAAAGAGCAGAAGGTTTTAAAGGTAGACGACAAGAAAACGCTCAACAAGCAACTAAAAGTCAATTTCCTTGCTTGACGCTGGGGCGCTGCAACGACGACCTTGATCGACGGAAGGAAAAGGAGTGGGGTTATCACTGGTCTAAACCAGCTTCAAGACGGCGTTGGGGAGGGCAAATCTACCATCCTGGAAGCGGCAGCTATCCCCAAAAAAGCAAAACCCCGCTCCGAAGAGCAGGGTTTTCTTTTATCTGGCAGGGGCGGAGGGACACGAGGGTCCGGCCGCCGGTCCACAACGGCTCGCGAAACGAGGCTGTTGGGGTCTAAAAAGCAAAAAACCCGCTCCGAAGAGCAGGGTTTTCTTTTATCTGGCAGGGGCGGAGGGACTCGAGGGTCCGGCCACCGGCCCACAACGGCTCGCCAAGCGAGGCTGTTGGGGGCTAGAAAGCAAAAACCCCACTCCGAAGAGCAGGGTTTTCTTTTATCTGGCAGGGGCGGAGGGACTCGAACCCCCAACACCCGGTTTTGGAGACCGGTGCTCTACCAATTGAACTACGCCCCTGTAAAGCGGAGCCATTATAGCTACTGGGGCTTACAGGTAAAGACCTTTGAAACCGAAAACTGACTGATTGCTTTCTTTTTATACGGCAATCAGGAAGGGGCTTCCCTCGCGCAGTACTGTCTCATGGGCGGCATTGAGTGCAGCCCAATCCAACCCCAGTGCCTGGGCTGTTTTTTGAGGCCAGATCTCAGGAGCCTCTTTCAGCGGCCCCGGCAGGGCCAACAGCCAGTTGCTCAGATAGAGGATGGCGGCTTCCGAGGAAAACCGCTCCGCCGCCAGGGGAGCAAATTGTTGCCTAAGCCCCGCTACTACGATCTCCGGGAACTGCCAACGGTATGCCAGCTCGGCACCGATGTCGGCCGTTGTAAAACCCAATACGGCCTGCTCGGCCTCAGCCCGTCCCTGCCGTAAAGCCAGGGCCCTGGCATCATCGGCCTTGTTCGGTAAGGTCAGCACCAGGATCAGTAGGCCCAGGTCGTGGAGCATGCCACAGGTGAAGTGCTGTTCAGCAGGCAAGCCCGCCGCGACCGCCAGGAAACGGCAGACCTCCGCGGTCATAAAGCTGTTCTTCCAGAAAGCCTGGATATCAATGCCTTCTACAGACTTGGTAGCAAAGGTCAGGCCTGACGCTATGACCAGTGTCCGCAACCTGTCCAGGCCAAGGCGAATGGCCGCCTCCCTGACAGAGGAAATTTCCCTTACCCCACCGAAGCGGCTGGAATTGGCCAATCTCAGCACTTTGGCCGACAGCACAGGGTCCTGTTCCAAATCCGTCACGATGCGGTTCAAGTCAGGGTCAGGCTGTTCGAAAGTGGCGATCAGATCCTGTACCACCTCAGGTATATGGGGGAGCAAATGAGGTTTTGAAAAGCAATCCTGGAGCTGCATACGGGTCTACCCCTTGTTATAGATTTTCGATGATTACAGTCTAGCTTCTCACAAGCTCGGCCATTTACCTTATCGAAAGCTTAACAGTCAGCATCGAATCCCAAGCACGACCTGGGAGCAGGTGAATACGAGACCTGGATGGCCGAGCCGGGTAACTGGCCAGGGATGGTTTTCTACAACGGGACTGATTAGCAGAGCAATACAAGAGATGAGAGCCAGAGCCACTGATGAAGCCTGGCGGTGGCCAGGGCCGCGCAGAGCGCGACCCGCTCGTTGCGGGCCCAAGCAAAGCCGTTTGCTTGGGCTGTTATCCGCGCTCGCCCTGCTCTCCCAAGGTGTTGAAGCTGCATCACATGGCGACAAGCGCGTCGGGAACCGGCGCTTGGACGTGCGTCAGCACGGTCCGAAGGACGGTTGGCAGGGAGGCCAACCGCCATGCCACACGCGTAGCGCGGTGGCCGTGATGTGGGAGTGAGTCACCGCCGGGCGTAGCCCAAAATGCAAAAACCCCCGGCCTTTCGGTCGGGGGTTTTGCGTTTCGTGTTAGGTGCCTGGCGGTGACCTACTCTCACATGGCGAATGCCACACTACCATCGGCGCGGCTGCGTTTCACTTCTGAGTTCGGAATGGGTTCAGGTGGTTCCACAGCGCTATTGCCGCCAGGCGAATTCATTTAAGTCCGCCCTTGCGGGCCAACTTATTCAATTCGGATTAGCTGATAACAATGCTTTGAGTTTCTCGCCTTCTTTGGCGTCCTACAAAACCCTTTGGGTGTTGTATGGTTAAGCCGCACGGGCAATTAGTACTGGTTAGCTCAACGTATCACTACGCTTACACACCCAGCCTATCAACGTCGTAGTCTTCAACGACCCTTTAGGAGACTCGAAGTCTCAGGGATGACTCATCTCAGGGCTCGCTTCCCGCTTAGATGCTTTCAGCGGTTATCGATTCCGAACTTAGCTACCGGGCAGTGCCACTGGCGTGACAACCCGAACACCAGAGGTTCGTTCACTCCGGTCCTCTCGTACTAGGAGCAACTCCCTTCAATCATCCAACGCCCACGGCAGATAGGGACCGAACTGTCTCACGACGTTCTGAACCCAGCTCGCGTACCACTTTAAATGGCGAACAGCCATACCCTTGGGACCGACTTCAGCCCCAGGATGTGATGAGCCGACATCGAGGTGCCAAACACCGCCGTCGATATGAACTCTTGGGCGGTATCAGCCTGTTATCCCCGGAGTACCTTTTATCCGTTGAGCGATGGCCCTTCCATTCAGAACCACCGGATCACTATGACCTACTTTCGTACCTGCTCGACGTGTCAGTCTCGCAGTTAAGCTGGCTTATGCCATTGCACTAACCTCCTGATGTCCGACCAGGATTAGCCAACCTTCGTGCTCCTCCGTTACTCTTTGGGAGGAGACCGCCCCAGTCAAACTACCCACCAGACACTGTCCTCAACCCGGATAACGGGTCTAAGTTAGAACATCAAACATACCAGGGTGGTATTTCAAGGTTGGCTCCACCAGAACTGGCGTCCTGGTTTCATAGCCTCCCACCTATCCTACACAAGTAGGCTCAATGTTCAGTGTCAAGCTGTAGTAAAGGTTCACGGGGTCTTTCCGTCTAGCCGCGGGTACACTGCATCTTCACAGCGAATTCAATTTCACTGAGTCTCGGGTGGAGACAGCGTGGCCATGGTTACACCATTCGTGCAGGTCGGAACTTACCCGACAAGGAATTTCGCTACCTTAGGACCGTTATAGTTACGGCCGCCGTTTACCGGGGCTTCGATCAAGAGCTTCACCTTACGGCTAACCCCATCAATTAACCTTCCGGCACCGGGCAGGTGTCACACCGTATACGTCCTCTTTCGAGTTTGCACAGTGCTGTGTTTTTGATAAACAGTCCCAGCCACCTGGTCACTGCGACTCTCGTCTGCTTACGGAGCAAGTCCTTCACAAACAAGAGCGTACCTTCTCCCGAAGTTACGGTACTATTTTGCCTAGTTCCTTCACCCGAGTTCTCTCAAGCGCCTTGGTATTCTCTACCTGACCACCAGTGTTGGTTTGGGGTACGGTTCCTATGCAACTGAAGCTTAGAGGCTTTTCCTGGAAGCGTGGCATCAACAGCTTCGTCACCGTAGTGACTCGTCTCGTGTCTCGACTTATAGGGACCCGGATTTGCCTAAGTCCCCAGCCTACGCACTTTCACATGGACAACCAACGCCATGCCTGCCTAGCCTTCTCCGTCCCCCCCTCGCATTGCATAGAAGTACAGAAATATTAATCTGTTTCCCATCGACTACGGCTTTCGCCCTCGCCTTAGGAGCCGACTCACCCTGCCCCGATTAACGTTGGACAGGAACCCTTGGTCTTCCGGCGAGCGGGTTTTTCACCCGCTTTAACGTTACTCATGTCAGCATTCGCACTTCTGATACCTCCAGCATGCCTCCCGACACACCTTCACAGGCTTACAGAACGCTCCTCTACCGCTCACACAGTGTGTGAACCCGTAGCTTCGGTGCATAGCTTAGCCCCGTTACATCTTCCGCGCAGACCGACTCGACTAGTGAGCTATTACGCTTTCTTTAAAGGGTGGCTGCTTCTAAGCCAACCTCCTAGCTGTCTAAGCCTTTCCACATCGTTTCCCACTTAGCTATGACTTTGGGACCTTAGCTGACGGTCTGGGTTGTTTCCCTTTTGACGACGGACGTTAGCACCCGCCGTCTGTCTCCCGGATAGTACTCTTGGGTATTCGGAGTTTGCATGGGTTTGGTAAGTCGGGATGACCCCCTAGCCCAAACAGTGCTCTACCCCCCAAGGTATTCGTCCGAGGCGCTACCTAAATAGCTTTCGAGGAGAACCAGCTATCTCCCGGTTTGATTGGCCTTTCACCCCTAATCACAGGTCATCCCCTACTTTTGCAACAGTAGTGGGTTCGGTCCTCCAGTACCTGTTACGGCACCTTCAACCTGCCCATGACTAGATCACCGGGTTTCGGGTCTATACCTTGCGACTGGACGCCCAGTTAAGACTCGGTTTCCCTACGGCTCCCCTATTCGGTTAACCTCGCCACAAAATATAAGTCGCTGACCCATTATACAAAAGGTACGCAGTCACCCCGAAGGGCTCCTACTGCTTGTACGTACAGGGTTTCAGGTTCTATTTCACTCCCCTCGCCGGGGTTCTTTTCGCCTTTCCCTCACGGTACTGGTTCACTATCGGTCAGTTGGGAGTATTTAGCCTTGGAGGATGGTCCCCATCTTCAGGCAAGATACGAGGTGTCGGGAGCTACTCATCGTATGCAACAATACCTGGCATTTCATGTACGGGACTATCACCCTGTGTCGTCGGCCTTTCCATACCGTTCCACTATACCAAGCACTGATAAACACACTGGGCTCTTTCCCGTTCGCTCGCCGCTACTGAGGAAATCTCGTTTGATTTCTTTTCCTCGGGGTACTTAGATGTTTCAGTTCTCCCGGTTCGCCTCATTACGCTATGTATTCACGTAATGATACTTGCTTATGCAAGTGGGTTTCCCCATTCGGAAATCATTGGCTCAATCGGTTCTTATCACCTCACCAATGCTTATCGCAGATTAGCACGTCCTTCATCGCCTCCAACTGCCTAGGCATCCACCCTGTACGCTTAGTCACTTAACCATACAACCCCGAAGGGTTTCGCTTGGTCTTTCGTTTTCATGCGGCCTTGTCTTCCTCGCTCAGGCGGTCATGTACCGAAGT
This region includes:
- a CDS encoding tyrosinase family protein, with amino-acid sequence MSQLSTRYSVRELQQQYDAGNKKPLENLIRAWMGIKALPPDDLNSFFVIGGYHGEPFAGQGATDPSYWGGYCNHGNVLFPTWHRVYIWRIEKALQSIVPGVTLPYWDETSEQTLKLGIPAVLTDQQFELDGQKVDNPLRSYVLQKAVNDAVQGDDNLYTKPAGYETVRYPLSGLVGTPEAREATRAHNSDFPDPVKNTELLNQNVMAWLKGDDVTNTDPNPQKGGVYWQFETCLKAPNYTAFSNTTSGAAWNKANAGLVVPLEQPHNDVHLAVGGFDVPNQGESGQIPGANGDMGENNTAGLDPIFFFHHCNVDRMFWLWQVQNGFKDQFDIIAGFAGTSANTLSAGGQGPAVGQEMGEELTMDTPLYPFLKAPGVNFTSRDCINIETQLGVTYSPGSLAGGQRLFATEAVAPSRKLRVSGIDRSLFNGSFVISAYATIDGERHYLGHQSVLSRWNVKYCKNCQTHIGVEAFFDLSDLSESELSKAEFSIEIQHRGKELPKALHYQCEVVA
- a CDS encoding HDOD domain-containing protein — encoded protein: MQLQDCFSKPHLLPHIPEVVQDLIATFEQPDPDLNRIVTDLEQDPVLSAKVLRLANSSRFGGVREISSVREAAIRLGLDRLRTLVIASGLTFATKSVEGIDIQAFWKNSFMTAEVCRFLAVAAGLPAEQHFTCGMLHDLGLLILVLTLPNKADDARALALRQGRAEAEQAVLGFTTADIGAELAYRWQFPEIVVAGLRQQFAPLAAERFSSEAAILYLSNWLLALPGPLKEAPEIWPQKTAQALGLDWAALNAAHETVLREGSPFLIAV